DNA sequence from the Scophthalmus maximus strain ysfricsl-2021 chromosome 1, ASM2237912v1, whole genome shotgun sequence genome:
ATCTGCGTGCGAGGACGCAGGGATCAACAGAGGATTGTACAGTATtgctcacatctcctcctcatgTAATAGTGCCATTAAAATAAACGACCACCTTTCTTAAAGCCGGCACGCCAGGGCACGCACAAGTCCACCGGAAAAGAATAGACTATAGTAACATGTTGACGCCAGAGggcctgtctgtgttttggtgCATGATGGAGACGGCAAACAAAAGGCCAGGAGAAAAACAGGAGCAGGTTTCCGCCGCGGGgctttgtgtgtgcaggttaCACACCAGGAAGCAAACACGCCGCACCTGTGCAGTCATGACCACAGGCGTGTCCTTCCTCCCACGAGTCAAATGTAACCGGAGCATCGCACAGCGCTCTTGTACAAATGACAACTAGTGAAGTAGACTGGAAGATCCTGGATCtgtattttccttcttttttttttccaaatgaggGAGGCGATCCCCGCTCGTCCTTTATGAACTAACTTCCACTCCAATATAGAAATGTGAATTAGACATTTTTGTGATTCGATGGTGCAGTGGCTTGGTGGAAACATGACTCATGTGAATGTTCCCTCAGAAAGCGGACGCCGGTAGTAAGATTGCAAAAGCTCTGCATGTGTACATAAGGGATGTGCCTGCGGTTTACACCACAGATGCTGAAGTCCGTATCTGATTCTTTGTTTGAGAGCATGTTTGAACCCGTCAATGTGAATCCTGTGTTTCTACCAGCTCACCGATTAAAACAAATTGTGCATTTGCGTAGGAAGTTAAAAGTACGACCTCACATCCCAATTCCCATCTCTAATGGAAGTAAATGTTATAGAAATTATACTGCTTTTAAAAGAATCTAAATCATTATTCAATGTATATGTGTCAGCGTGTGTATGTATCATGTGACAGTTCATTGTATGAAAAATTGTTTGAattcaaggtccacttactcgTCCTCCGatgaacaggaaaaacaacaacacttctcTTCAGTTCCATTTGCATTTATTCTAAAgggaaaatatataattcaataAATATTGTCGCGACAACATTGGCAAAGACATCTTTGAGGGTGAGATCAACATTCAACAAGACAAGATCATGTACACGGGGAAAGAGACGACGGGTTGGGGAAATTAAAAGGACTAGAGTCGGGCGTCGGTTCTGCCAAGCGTGAGATCACTGGCGTTTGAACGGACCTACTGGGGAAGTTACATTAAAAGTGCATCAATACCTTTGATATTCAAACAGCCTCTTAATTGCACTGCTgcgaagaggaaaaacacaaattcaagaCCACTACGTTCCGTTGTTTACAGTTTGTCATGTTCCAAAATGGAGGCCCACGAGTTCCTGACGCCCACGAAACAAAAAGGACCACGTaggaataaacaaaacaaaaaaaagtttgctgcACATCTAGAGCGTCTGAACGGGACAAATGTGCAGTTTCAAGCTCCGACAGCTCGGTTTGCGAGTCATCGAATCCGCGCTCGGCGGCTGAACAGAAAATAAgctacaaaaataaatcaaacgaTGACGCATGTTACACACCAATGACTTCACATTATACCGACGACATATCAAAAGACGGAGGGGGCACGCAGCGCCGGACGAGGACTCTTCGACTCTCACGCACACAGTTCCTGCAGGAGTTACAGTTCCTGCAGGAGTTACAGTTCCTGCAGGAGTTACATGGGCGAGGGCGGATCAGTTCCAGACCACGGGGTTGAGTTGTTGTGTTCAACCCTCCAGGCGACAAAAAGAAGTCGTTGATCCATCACGAGCAACATCAGCTCCTGTTCTTTTCCATTCAAATCACCCCAATCGCACACTTTCGGTTCTCCTTCCAAAATATCACACGTTCTCACACCCTCCCTCCACAAATCATGACATCACTCCTCTTGCTCATTTCCTGCTGGTGCGAGAAAAAAGCCTGGGCCGCGTCCGCTCCGTCCTCCCAGAGGAAGCGGGTCACTTCCCCGGGCAGGTAGCCCTCTTGACGGATAGCTTCCTTTGGGGGCCAAATGAGTTGGGACGCTACTATGCATTGAGTTTTCGCTGGTGCAGAGTATTCCAGTAACATGTAGATGAATTGAAGCTTATCGAAGCCCTCTCCAGACAAATAGGGGGGCGTTGGCATGCAGGACGGAGCGCCGCCCCGTGGTTTCCTGCTCACACTGTGTTCTGTCCTCGTTCTCCTCAGTCCTGATCCGCCGCAGTCCCAACAGTCACATGACGGAGCAACTTTTGGCTTTGTCCTTCCGCAGGTCCGAGGCCACGGCCGCCAGGTCGGGCCTGCCGGGCATGTGCGAAATCCTCTTGTTGGCACGGGTGGTCTTGCTGCGCTTGACGTTTTTGTGGTTCTTGTTGATGCAGGCCAGTGTGGCCACGTGGAAAATGTCTCTGACGCTGTTCTCCGACTGCTGCGCCGAGCACTCGATGTAGGGCGCCGAGATCTGCTTGGCCATGCTGGAACcctgggaggggggggagaggtcAAATGTGGTCACGGCTCGGAGGTCAGGTTAGCTCCAGATTAACACATCTACTGGCGTCAGCGACGACGAGAGGATTTCGTCTCTTAGGGATCAAGTGAGCGAAGCTTAAAGTACAGTACAATGAGCAGTCATTCAGAGATTACAGTTTGAAGTGCACGACACTTTGAATCCACATACCTGGTCGTAGGACACCGGGGTCTGTCTGTGGTTGGAGAGCTCCACCAGTGTGCTCAAGTCTGTGCGCAGGTCGGATTTACATCCAACCAACAGCATCTTGGTGTTGGGGCAGAACTCCTGGATCTCCCCTTTCCActgtggacaaacacaaaccgcTCTTTAGTTCCTGCACTGAGCAAAAAGGGGAAGTCATCCGTCACTGCTGCGCACAACAAGGTCCCAACACATCAAAGCCTTGAGTTTGAAAATCATGATTTAACTGTGTTTACatatgtgtttaaaaaaagaaaaaagaatgttgGCCAAAATGACCAGGCCTGAAATCCCACGAGCTTCACCCCGTCACCCGCCCTCCGAGTACAAAGGTTAGAGCTGCCACTTCCTGGAGCCCCTCACGCGTTGAACCCTGGAGAGGAATGACAAATAATCCCCACGTTTCCTCCCTGACAACAATAAATGCTCTGTGATCGATGGCATTTCTCCAGGGGTTTTTAATCTGAGGCTAATGTGCCTCGGGGCTCGCCGGCCGGCCGGCGGGTCGGCGGATCAAGTTCATGACATCCAAAGAGGAAGTTGTTTTGCACAAGCGTGTGTGTCACTTTCTGTCTGCACAAACAGCACTTGACTAAAAGCCCATCGCGTCGCCAATTCTAATGTAGAGACTCATTGTTGGAAACACGAACTTGGACTGACTCAGGTCTTTTACACTTCCGACTGCAGCTTTTAATCGTTGGCCGTGACCTACTCAACGTGCTAATACATTCCTAatcgctgctgctgatggattCAACTACAATGTGCAAAAGGCATGCACAGCACGTTTACATGTAGACCAACAACATAGCTGCAAGTATGTCATGCTCTGTTCAAGTAGGACTAATTTAGGCCGGATGAATAGAACCGGGAGGAAGCTCGGGCCATGAGCTCAATAGTCCCTTAGTTCCAGCTTCAGCCCTGCTGTGTTTTAGTCCAAGGTTCAACGTTCTATTGCGCCGTGTTCAGAGCAAATGTGACTGACATTGTGCCAGAAACCTGTCTGCAACTCCGAGCTTAAAAAAACACGGTGAAAACAGGAAGCTCcttgcaggagaggaggagcacatGCCTGGTGTGCTTtacggcaaaaaaaacaattgcttTTCCACTTTTAGAAGGAGCATCACCCCGGTCAGCAGACTGACGCTTCCTGTCCTGCTTCGTGTGCAGCACATGCTCGGGACATGAGGTCGTCACAGCCGCGACCAAGGTCACCAGGCGTCAAACCACCGGCGGCTCCGTGTGAGGAGCTGGTGGCTGAGGAACACCCCGGTCGgagtcacttcctcctcccggCGGCTCCGGGGGATTGAACCCAGTGACATTCCAGACACACATCAACTTCTCATCACAAGATCTTATGTGGACTTAAAACTCCTGATCCAGTTGAACGCAACGCAGCCCTTTGTTGGCAACATCCGACGAAATCAAAGGGAGCAGACTTTAAAGTGTTCAGAGTTTAAAGGGGCTCAGGCTTCCGCCGAGCGTATCAAAGGCTCGACGATCGGCGGGGAAGAGCGACAAACCTTTTTCAGCACGCTGTCGAGAGTCTCGGGGCGGCTGATGTCGAAGCAGATGAGGACAGCGTCGGAGTCGGGGTAGGAGAGAGGCCTCACGTTGTCGTAGTACGGAGACcctgaaagaaaagaacagaaacatcAATCTGTCTGTCGCACAAGGACACGGAGACACCAAacgtgcacacgcgcacgcCCGCGTTCATGCCCCTGCACCCAGTCACGGGGACCCCGTCATTCCGCTCACCCCCCTTCGCAAATTAACGACCTGCTCGCAGAAATCACTCCACCCGCTCCCGCACGCATCCCCAGAACAAGCTGAGGGGAGGAAATGATCCAAATTCAATTCAACAATTTGTGCCACCAgcccgagcagcagcagttgacCTGCTCGTTGGAATGTTAAGTGTCTTCATGtgtcctctcctgctgctgtgttcaTGTTTCACAAGGAAATGAGGTCGAAATACTGGACATTGATCTGCTCTGGACCCAGTTCCTCTGAAACGCCTGAGTTACGGCTTCGccttaaaaaaggaaatacctGCGCTCAAGTGAGGGGCAGCAGGCGCATCTAACCAACGACCACGAGGATGTTTCCCGACTGCCTGAACGCGACCGGAGCGTTCCTGACGCTGTTCGTCTCATGACACGACTGCAGCTGAGGCGTGAGCCATGGCAACCGGGCGAGAGAAACAAATAACGCAGCATCGGTAGAAAGAATATGTGCTGACGAGATCACTtgttgagggagaaaaaagtcCTCTCCGGTGGAAAACTGAGCTCCAGATCGAGGAAATGACTCCCCCTCCTCAAGATTgagaccatgtgtgtgtgtgagggagacgCCCGTCCCTCCACCGGACTGAAACATCTCCGGAGAGGAagggcgaggggaggggaggggaggggagggcggcGTCATGTCAAGGTGAGTCAAGATCACATGACGGCAAAAGCTGACCACACACAACCGGCTGCCAAGAATGTGGAGAATTTTGTTTTCGGTGAGCGAATGTTCCTCTGGGAGGTCttctctaaacacacacacacacacacacacacacacacacacacacacacacacacacacacacacacacacacacacacacacacacacacacacacacctctaacGTTCCTAATCTAAACAGTCTGGATGGGAGACAACGTTTATACAATCCACGCTTCCTtccccggtgtgtgtgtgtgtgtgtgtgtgtgtgtgtgtgtgtgtgtgtgtgtgtgtgtgtgtgtgtgtgtgtgtgtgtgtgtgtgtgtgtgtgtgcgtgtgtgcgcaccgAACGCACATCATGCATCACGCGGAAATCGGAACCGTATCCATGTCCGCCGTTATTCCGAGTGTTTGTCTGAGCTCACGACTCCAACCGTTGTTGTTCATCGCGCTCTTTGTCCGTGGGATACAACAGTAGTGTGTCGACACCAGTTGGCCACGTTTTCATTTCATACTTTggacaaaataactgaaaacttATATTAAACCTGAAGAGGAGCAGTTTCCTCACACCATGGACCCGTCACTTGATTTTATGGTGGAAGTTGTTGCGACAGGGAATCTTTCTGCCTCAGACCCTTCGTTCTCCATCATCACTTTCCCAAATGTTGATTCCCATGGGCCCGTCCAGACTGCAGCTAATGACCGTCACCATTTCAGAAGGTCCGGACGCCAGGAACTACACAGAACAAATGATCTCGATCAGAACCCTAATGCGTTTCAGATGGGGAGCGAACAGGAACGCTGCACGTCTGCACCCCCTCCCTCACCGTCCGATAGGTGACACCGCCTAACACTACCGTCTGGAGCAGCCGTGGTGCGCGCGGCGCGGGAGGCGAGGAGGAATGTGGGATCCCCACAAGAATTCATTTTATGGCTGCCTCGCAACCAATCACAACCACATTGCAATgtttgaacttttctttttccctctctctcccccccctcgcCGCCTGGAACCAATCACGGGAGAAAATATACGGCCCCGCGACTGAAGAGTCGGTTGACATTTCTACAATGAACTGATTGTTATTAATAAACCGGACGAGATgaaacacacattgtgtgtgtcgCTGTTTGAAGTGTGTGAGGTCTCGTACTGCAAGTACGATCCTGAAGAGCGTCCgtgcaaaaaacatttcaagctGCACAACATCCGAACACAGGAAACTaactaacgtgtgtgtgtgtgtgtgtgtgtgtgtgtgtgcgttgaagAGAGTTCAGCTTTTCAGGATCTTTTTATTAAAAGGAGACGTTTTCTTTCGCGTCTGCCGTTTTGAGCTGCAGAAACTGTGCTCTGAGGTCGTCTTCCTGCCAACGGGAGCGATAAGAGGAAATCCcagcgctcacacacacacacacacacacacacacacacacacacacacacacacacacacacacacacacagacctggtGAGTGTCATCTAATTAGCTCCTGTCATTGTTCTCCCACAGGATCTCTAAATGTGGAAAGACGACACACACCCCGTCCTCCCCCTCCGTCCTTTAAACACACGCCGACCCCCTCCTCGCCTTCTTCTCTTAAAACAAATCCCCCCATCGCTTGTGTCGTGCTCTCGGCAAATGAATACTATTGTGCACAATGACACGAGAGGATCATGTGAAACAACACTAAACTTCCTGCTGGTGTGCCGACGAAAGAGCGATTCATTTTCCgtgacgaagaagaaggagctcTTCccaagaaaatagaaaatgttcttCCTTCCTGGTTTGTTTCCACTCAACAGCCGGGATGAGAAgcgaaaataaaaaatccataCATGACACATGTTGGAAAATACGTGCTGCTCTATTCATTCCATGTGACTCATTATTCAAATTCCCAGATGTTTCCTGACTTCCAcccaaaagaaagaagaaaaaaaagaaaagaagtgacaTTCCACGATGTTCCAGACTGCGTCCCACTCTCTGTCCTGTGGTTATCTTCCCCTCGCACATTAACCGCTCACGGACATTCAAATGCTCTTTATCTCACAGCGACACACACGAGGTCCCGAGGTGCATCAGCTGCAGCCGACAGTCTGGAGGCCGGCAACTGGTCGGCAGGTTTACTGCATGGTTAACATAGCTGAGccgaacgtgtgtgtgtgtgtgtgtgtgtgtgtgtgtgtgtggaggcgtTAAGGCTTCAAGGACACCTGTGGAAGCAGCAGACGTCCAGTCGTCCTCCACCAGCCGCCAGAAATGTTCAGgcacacaaaacaacatttaaactgAAGTGACCTGAAGCGTTCTCGTCTCGTCGTTGCTGTGGTAACTAAAGAAATCTGTCGGGCAGCTGCCATCCTGCCACgcggagttaaaaaaaatctgcctgtACTGacgccagccaccagggggcttcatctttatatacagtctccgTACATGACGGCGATCGTGTGCCGATATGACATCAGCCGCTTCATCTTTAACTCTGTCGTTTAATTCGTTGCGCCGCGAAAAAACCATCCTTTACCATCCAACAGTCTTTCGTCACGGTGCCTCGCGTTCTCTCACGCGAGCGGAGACATCGACGAGGGGTGAACGAGACTCAGACCGTGGTAATTCCAAACAGTTTAATCCAACACCGCTTCACTTTGGATCATCTTAATCCCGCCGACGGAAGGATTCCTAACACCCGGCGGTGTGCGGACGTGTTAATGCCACGTCAACAACAAAGGACGACTCAACGCCGACAACACATCTGAGCAGGTGAGGTCCCTGTTCCCCACCTCGACAGACAGTTGGCCTCCGGATGGCTCCCACGATTCCACTGCATCACGAACTGTATCACGAACTGTCACTTCCACCGCCATTCACTATACCGAGGTAGGGCTCTCGCGAAACCCCACGCCACTTCGCCCTGTTCAGTCCGCCAAGGGTCTGGGCCCGCCGGGCACAATGGGGGTCTTTGTGCGGGAGGAAGTAGAAAAACCTTTAGTCTCGAGGAATGCCAGACATGCGGCTCCACTTCACCGAGCCCAGAAATGTGATCCCATGGGACAATGGCTGCCGACGGAGGAATGACGggggcacagtgtgtgtgtgtgtgtgtgtgtgtgtgtgtgtgtgtgtgtgtgtgtgtgtgtgtgtgtgtgtgtgtgtgtgtgtgtgtgtgtgtggcttagGGTGCATGGAAACCTCTCCTAACTCAGGGGAAGCAGCACATGCCCTTGAGTCGGCAAGACTCTTTTATCGGATTCTCTTCTCAAAGTAGGTCGACTCTTCCTCTGCGGAGGTGGCTGCACCCCGGGACGAGCTTCGTCTTCGTCATCATCAGATGAGATCCGTGGGGTCCCACTCAAGTCTCTTTGGGAGCAATTGACCTGCGGTGGAGATTTTTATTGACGCCCTCACTCGTCCTTGATTTGGACGAAGAGTTGGAACGAACGTCCCAGACTGAAGAAACGTTTCCTGCAAATCACTCCGGCACAAATATCCCGACCCAATCTTCTATGAGTCTGGGATTAGAATTGAGAGTTCCATTTCTTT
Encoded proteins:
- the rnd3a gene encoding rho family GTPase 3a, which gives rise to MKERRSCLTAAMDPSVSVKCKIVVVGDSQCGKTALLHVFAKDCFPESYVPTVFENYTASFEIDTQRIELSLWDTSGSPYYDNVRPLSYPDSDAVLICFDISRPETLDSVLKKWKGEIQEFCPNTKMLLVGCKSDLRTDLSTLVELSNHRQTPVSYDQGSSMAKQISAPYIECSAQQSENSVRDIFHVATLACINKNHKNVKRSKTTRANKRISHMPGRPDLAAVASDLRKDKAKSCSVM